A genomic window from Bacillus mesophilus includes:
- a CDS encoding anti sigma factor C-terminal domain-containing protein, with amino-acid sequence MKTLAFLEQHERNVNNFVFGELELAERKEYLNTTIGFSHYGEVITGPTKEILNLQNEEWIAELEVDEVSFGTGKYSRG; translated from the coding sequence ATGAAAACACTAGCTTTTCTAGAGCAGCATGAGCGTAACGTGAATAATTTTGTATTTGGAGAACTTGAACTGGCGGAGCGTAAGGAGTATCTCAATACGACGATTGGATTTAGCCACTACGGAGAAGTCATCACTGGTCCAACAAAAGAAATACTAAACCTACAGAATGAAGAATGGATCGCTGAGTTAGAAGTGGATGAAGTATCATTTGGAACTGGGAAGTACAGTAGGGGGTAA